The following proteins are encoded in a genomic region of Triticum dicoccoides isolate Atlit2015 ecotype Zavitan chromosome 1B, WEW_v2.0, whole genome shotgun sequence:
- the LOC119325958 gene encoding uncharacterized protein LOC119325958 → MSTPTSSRLGEQQDRGGPAISGRGQGCFLSMTKTKKQNTPAKLQHKTLMRKEFCKMAKSVKNQLWVNVVILFYLDALYPHNRAHGCNGKKIMVVCIIKHTTEIIDLLTDGEGFQMLKEEDNRNFCDVLSSIFFSLL, encoded by the exons ATGTCCACTCCTACAAGTTCTCG GCTTGGCGAACAGCAAGACCGTGGCGGTCCAGCCATTAGCGGGAGAGGACAAGGTTGTTTCCTGTCCATGACCAAGACCAAGAAGCAGAACACCCCTGCCAAGCTCCAGCACAAGACTCTAATGCGCAAGGAGTTCTGCAAGATGGCCAAGTCTGTCAAGAACCAG CTATGGGTTAATGTGGTGATTTTGTTCTACTTGGATGCATTGTACCCCCATAATCGAGCACATGGATGCAATGGCAAGAAGATCATGGTTGTGTGCATCATCAAGCACACCACGGAGATAATCGACCTCCTCACCGATG GTGAAGGTTTTCAAATGTTGAAGGAGGAGGATAATAGGAACTTCTGTGATGTCTTGtcatctattttcttttctttgttgtaG